In Eucalyptus grandis isolate ANBG69807.140 chromosome 4, ASM1654582v1, whole genome shotgun sequence, the following proteins share a genomic window:
- the LOC104440701 gene encoding 2-succinylbenzoate--CoA ligase, chloroplastic/peroxisomal isoform X1, producing MGRFSEPHVCQCLSRIAAARRNSPVTVAGGRQMTGPQFVEAVSRLAHALLRLGLKPGDVVAVSAYNSDCYLEWLLAVAFVGGIVAPLNYRWSANEARWAMLAVSPVMLVTDESCISWYSELHRDGIPSLKWHISLGSLSSPFSSNVNVSTMGMLDLHQITPPSSFSTTDYLWARDGAVIICFTSGTTGKPKGVAISHSALFIQSMAKIAICDYSENDVYLHTAPLCHIGGLSSAVAMLMAGACHVLMPKFESKTAIEVIEKQDVTALITVPAMVADLISFLREKGLRKGRDSVKKILNGGGSLSIDLIKETVNFFPRAKILSAYGMTETCSSLTFMTLYDPHFSFSYQPHQFHVRADLSSVQRPRGICVGKPAPHVELRMDGDDSIGSGKILTRGPHLMIGYWDQVRSSVSSSHSWFDTGDVGFIDEHGQVWLIGRESGRIKTGGENVYPEEVEAILLQHPGVAGIVIIGIPEARLTEMVVGCIRVKDNWLWSDKSHELGAEKEERLLSDEILRQYCRDRNLTGFKIPKTFIPWKKPFPTTTTGKIRRDAVRQEVVSHVRFIQSNL from the exons ATGGGCCGTTTCTCAGAGCCACATGTATGCCAGTGCTTGAGCCGCATAGCCGCCGCGAGGCGGAACTCCCCGGTCACCGTCGCCGGCGGCCGCCAGATGACCGGACCCCAGTTCGTGGAAGCCGTTTCCAGGCTCGCTCATGCTCTGCTTCGGCTCGGCCTGAAGCCCGGTGACGTCGTCGCAGTCTCTGCATATAATAG TGACTGCTACTTGGAGTGGTTACTTGCTGTTGCATTCGTTGGAGGGATCGTCGCTCCTCTAAACTACAGATGG AGTGCTAATGAAGCTAGATGGGCCATGTTAGCTGTAAGCCCTGTGATGTTGGTGACAGATGAGAGTTGCATCAGTTGGTATTCTGAACTCCACAGGGATGGTATACCTTCTCTAAAATGGCATATTTCCTTGGGCTCCCTTTCTTCACCATTTTCAAGCAATGTGAATG TATCAACTATGGGCATGCTGGATCTGCATCAAATAACTCCTCCAAGTTCCTTTTCAACTACTGACTACCTCTGGGCTCGTGATGGTGCTGTAATAATATGCTTCACATCTG GGACTACTGGGAAGCCAAAAGGAGTTGCCATAAGCCATTCAGCTTTGTTCATACAATCTATGGCAAAAATAGCCATATGTGATTACAGTGAGAATGAT GTTTATTTGCATACTGCTCCTTTGTGCCACATTGGGGGTCTCTCATCGGCCGTGGCCATGTTAATGGCTGGAGCTTGCCATGTCTTAATGCCCAAGTTCGAATCTAAAACAGCCATTGAGGTTATAGAGAAACAGGATGTCACCGCTTTGATCACTGTTCCGGCCATGGTTGCTGATCTAATATCCTTTCTCAG GGAGAAGGGACTGCGGAAAGGAAGAGACTCTGTGAAAAAGATATTAAATGGTGGAGGAAGTTTGTCAATCGATCTTATCAAAGAAACTGTCAACTTCTTCCCAAGAGCTAAGATTCTCTCAGCCTATG GAATGACAGAGACTTGTTCTTCACTAACGTTCATGACTCTCTATGATCCACATTTCTCATTTTCCTACCAGCCCCATCAATTTCATGTCAGAGCAGATCTCAGTTCAGTTCAAAGACCACGAGGCATTTGTGTTGGCAAACCTGCCCCACATGTTGAATTGAGGATGGATGGTGATGATTCAATTGGCAGTGGGAAAATTCTAACCAGAGGTCCACATTTGATGATTGGATACTGGGATCAAGTTCGATCATCAGTCTCTAGCAGTCATTCCTGGTTTGACACGGGTGATGTTGGTTTCATTGATGAGCATGGTCAGGTGTGGCTCATTGGTCGAGAAAGTGGTCGGATCAAGACCGGGGGAGAAAATGTTTACCCTGAAGAG GTAGAGGCAATACTACTCCAACATCCAGGAGTAGCTGGTATCGTCATTATAGGAATCCCTGAAGCTCGCCTGACTGAGATGGTTGTTGGGTGTATTCGTGTGAAAGACAACTGGCTTTGGTCTGATAAAAGCCATGAACTTggagctgaaaaagaagaacgTTTGTTGTCTGATGAAATTCTTCGACAGTACTGCAGAGACAGGAACTTAACAGG GTTTAAGATACCAAAAACTTTCATTCCTTGGAAGAAGCCTTTCCCGACCACTACTACAGGGAAGATACGAAGGGATGCTGTTCGCCAGGAAGTTGTTTCTCATGTTCGGTTTATCCAAAGCAATTTATGA
- the LOC104440701 gene encoding 2-succinylbenzoate--CoA ligase, chloroplastic/peroxisomal isoform X3 → MLAVSPVMLVTDESCISWYSELHRDGIPSLKWHISLGSLSSPFSSNVNVSTMGMLDLHQITPPSSFSTTDYLWARDGAVIICFTSGTTGKPKGVAISHSALFIQSMAKIAICDYSENDVYLHTAPLCHIGGLSSAVAMLMAGACHVLMPKFESKTAIEVIEKQDVTALITVPAMVADLISFLREKGLRKGRDSVKKILNGGGSLSIDLIKETVNFFPRAKILSAYGMTETCSSLTFMTLYDPHFSFSYQPHQFHVRADLSSVQRPRGICVGKPAPHVELRMDGDDSIGSGKILTRGPHLMIGYWDQVRSSVSSSHSWFDTGDVGFIDEHGQVWLIGRESGRIKTGGENVYPEEVEAILLQHPGVAGIVIIGIPEARLTEMVVGCIRVKDNWLWSDKSHELGAEKEERLLSDEILRQYCRDRNLTGFKIPKTFIPWKKPFPTTTTGKIRRDAVRQEVVSHVRFIQSNL, encoded by the exons ATGTTAGCTGTAAGCCCTGTGATGTTGGTGACAGATGAGAGTTGCATCAGTTGGTATTCTGAACTCCACAGGGATGGTATACCTTCTCTAAAATGGCATATTTCCTTGGGCTCCCTTTCTTCACCATTTTCAAGCAATGTGAATG TATCAACTATGGGCATGCTGGATCTGCATCAAATAACTCCTCCAAGTTCCTTTTCAACTACTGACTACCTCTGGGCTCGTGATGGTGCTGTAATAATATGCTTCACATCTG GGACTACTGGGAAGCCAAAAGGAGTTGCCATAAGCCATTCAGCTTTGTTCATACAATCTATGGCAAAAATAGCCATATGTGATTACAGTGAGAATGAT GTTTATTTGCATACTGCTCCTTTGTGCCACATTGGGGGTCTCTCATCGGCCGTGGCCATGTTAATGGCTGGAGCTTGCCATGTCTTAATGCCCAAGTTCGAATCTAAAACAGCCATTGAGGTTATAGAGAAACAGGATGTCACCGCTTTGATCACTGTTCCGGCCATGGTTGCTGATCTAATATCCTTTCTCAG GGAGAAGGGACTGCGGAAAGGAAGAGACTCTGTGAAAAAGATATTAAATGGTGGAGGAAGTTTGTCAATCGATCTTATCAAAGAAACTGTCAACTTCTTCCCAAGAGCTAAGATTCTCTCAGCCTATG GAATGACAGAGACTTGTTCTTCACTAACGTTCATGACTCTCTATGATCCACATTTCTCATTTTCCTACCAGCCCCATCAATTTCATGTCAGAGCAGATCTCAGTTCAGTTCAAAGACCACGAGGCATTTGTGTTGGCAAACCTGCCCCACATGTTGAATTGAGGATGGATGGTGATGATTCAATTGGCAGTGGGAAAATTCTAACCAGAGGTCCACATTTGATGATTGGATACTGGGATCAAGTTCGATCATCAGTCTCTAGCAGTCATTCCTGGTTTGACACGGGTGATGTTGGTTTCATTGATGAGCATGGTCAGGTGTGGCTCATTGGTCGAGAAAGTGGTCGGATCAAGACCGGGGGAGAAAATGTTTACCCTGAAGAG GTAGAGGCAATACTACTCCAACATCCAGGAGTAGCTGGTATCGTCATTATAGGAATCCCTGAAGCTCGCCTGACTGAGATGGTTGTTGGGTGTATTCGTGTGAAAGACAACTGGCTTTGGTCTGATAAAAGCCATGAACTTggagctgaaaaagaagaacgTTTGTTGTCTGATGAAATTCTTCGACAGTACTGCAGAGACAGGAACTTAACAGG GTTTAAGATACCAAAAACTTTCATTCCTTGGAAGAAGCCTTTCCCGACCACTACTACAGGGAAGATACGAAGGGATGCTGTTCGCCAGGAAGTTGTTTCTCATGTTCGGTTTATCCAAAGCAATTTATGA
- the LOC104440701 gene encoding 2-succinylbenzoate--CoA ligase, chloroplastic/peroxisomal isoform X2: MGRFSEPHVCQCLSRIAAARRNSPVTVAGGRQMTGPQFVEAVSRLAHALLRLGLKPGDVVAVSAYNSDCYLEWLLAVAFVGGIVAPLNYRWSANEARWAMLAVSPVMLVTDESCISWYSELHRDGIPSLKWHISLGSLSSPFSSNVNVSTMGMLDLHQITPPSSFSTTDYLWARDGAVIICFTSGTTGKPKGVAISHSALFIQSMAKIAICDYSENDVYLHTAPLCHIGGLSSAVAMLMAGACHVLMPKFESKTAIEVIEKQDVTALITVPAMVADLISFLREKGLRKGRDSVKKILNGGGSLSIDLIKETVNFFPRAKILSAYGMTETCSSLTFMTLYDPHFSFSYQPHQFHVRADLSSVQRPRGICVGKPAPHVELRMDGDDSIGSGKILTRGPHLMIGYWDQVRSSVSSSHSWFDTGDVGFIDEHGQVWLIGRESGRIKTGGENVYPEEFLKIMVSYHGEMYSWLIFLGHVLVSQHR; this comes from the exons ATGGGCCGTTTCTCAGAGCCACATGTATGCCAGTGCTTGAGCCGCATAGCCGCCGCGAGGCGGAACTCCCCGGTCACCGTCGCCGGCGGCCGCCAGATGACCGGACCCCAGTTCGTGGAAGCCGTTTCCAGGCTCGCTCATGCTCTGCTTCGGCTCGGCCTGAAGCCCGGTGACGTCGTCGCAGTCTCTGCATATAATAG TGACTGCTACTTGGAGTGGTTACTTGCTGTTGCATTCGTTGGAGGGATCGTCGCTCCTCTAAACTACAGATGG AGTGCTAATGAAGCTAGATGGGCCATGTTAGCTGTAAGCCCTGTGATGTTGGTGACAGATGAGAGTTGCATCAGTTGGTATTCTGAACTCCACAGGGATGGTATACCTTCTCTAAAATGGCATATTTCCTTGGGCTCCCTTTCTTCACCATTTTCAAGCAATGTGAATG TATCAACTATGGGCATGCTGGATCTGCATCAAATAACTCCTCCAAGTTCCTTTTCAACTACTGACTACCTCTGGGCTCGTGATGGTGCTGTAATAATATGCTTCACATCTG GGACTACTGGGAAGCCAAAAGGAGTTGCCATAAGCCATTCAGCTTTGTTCATACAATCTATGGCAAAAATAGCCATATGTGATTACAGTGAGAATGAT GTTTATTTGCATACTGCTCCTTTGTGCCACATTGGGGGTCTCTCATCGGCCGTGGCCATGTTAATGGCTGGAGCTTGCCATGTCTTAATGCCCAAGTTCGAATCTAAAACAGCCATTGAGGTTATAGAGAAACAGGATGTCACCGCTTTGATCACTGTTCCGGCCATGGTTGCTGATCTAATATCCTTTCTCAG GGAGAAGGGACTGCGGAAAGGAAGAGACTCTGTGAAAAAGATATTAAATGGTGGAGGAAGTTTGTCAATCGATCTTATCAAAGAAACTGTCAACTTCTTCCCAAGAGCTAAGATTCTCTCAGCCTATG GAATGACAGAGACTTGTTCTTCACTAACGTTCATGACTCTCTATGATCCACATTTCTCATTTTCCTACCAGCCCCATCAATTTCATGTCAGAGCAGATCTCAGTTCAGTTCAAAGACCACGAGGCATTTGTGTTGGCAAACCTGCCCCACATGTTGAATTGAGGATGGATGGTGATGATTCAATTGGCAGTGGGAAAATTCTAACCAGAGGTCCACATTTGATGATTGGATACTGGGATCAAGTTCGATCATCAGTCTCTAGCAGTCATTCCTGGTTTGACACGGGTGATGTTGGTTTCATTGATGAGCATGGTCAGGTGTGGCTCATTGGTCGAGAAAGTGGTCGGATCAAGACCGGGGGAGAAAATGTTTACCCTGAAGAG TTTCTCAAAATCATGGTTAGCTACCATGGAGAGATGTACTCTTGGCTCATTTTCCTGGGACATGTTCTTGTTTCACAACATAGGTAG
- the LOC120292727 gene encoding LOW QUALITY PROTEIN: pentatricopeptide repeat-containing protein At5g64320, mitochondrial-like (The sequence of the model RefSeq protein was modified relative to this genomic sequence to represent the inferred CDS: inserted 1 base in 1 codon) — MLRRFRLTPSGGKLLWSLSEPACCSHCMAGSEKVHSVGTLPGIHESDSEKETEWERLLKPFDLEELRKSLMGISPYQLCKLLGLPIDVPISMELFERAGAQKNYSHTFDVYCILIDKLGAAKEFKIIDRLLLQMKEEQITFRESLFLMIMKHYGRASLPGQATRLLLDMRSIYSCEPTFRSYNVVLDILVAENCPNVAPNVYYDMLSKGVSPTVYTFFVVMRALCLINEVDSACSLLRDMTRHGCVPNSAVYQILIHALSKRKRVDDALKLLDEMFLMGCRPDVQTFNDILGGLCKFNRIHEAAKLFDRMLLRGFTPDGFSYGVLIHALCKVGKVDEARALWDKMPSSDVVLFNTMLSGYVMNGRFDEAKSLFRCLLDSPYKPDVFSYNILIYGLCKKGHLHSAWDLVNEMEDNGCKPNVITYTILIDALCKVGYLNEANCLLTEMTGKGINLNVVGYNCLICALCKERRIPEALKMYNEMXRKGCKPDIYTFNSLIHGLTRDDKLEQALGLYHDMLLGGVAANTVTYNILTHAFLKRNEIQEALKLVNEMIFRGCPLDNITYNGLIKALCRAGAVDRALGLFEEMTRKGLRPNNISCNILINGLGRTGRVQEALEFLRDMIHQGLTPDIVTYNSLLNGLCREGRMREALNLFDRLKLEGICPDVITYNTLISWLCKEGLFEDACLFLQGGIGSGFLPNHCTWQILVSNCISEVLP, encoded by the exons ATGTTAAGGAGGTTTAGACTCACCCCATCGGGGGGCAAACTTCTTTGGTCTCTATCTGAGCCTGCTTGTTGTTCACATTGTATGGCGGGATCTGAGAAAGTACATTCGGTTGGGACTCTTCCCGGCATACATGAGTCAGATTCAGAGAAGGAGACGGAGTGGGAGAGGTTACTTAAACCTTTCGATCTGGAAGAACTACGAAAGTCGCTCATGGGGATTTCGCCATATCAGCTTTGCAAATTGCTCGGGCTTCCGATCGATGTGCCGATATCGATGGAGTTATTTGAGCGGGCAGGTGCACAGAAGAACTATTCCCACACGTTCGATGTATACTGTATTTTGATCGATAAGTTGGGTGCAGCAAAAGAGTTTAAGATTATTGATAGACTGTTGTTGCAAATGAAAGAAGAGCAGATTACTTTTAGGGAGTCCCTTTTTCTTATGATTATGAAACACTATGGAAGAGCTAGTTTGCCTGGACAAGCCACTAGGTTGCTCTTGGATATGAGGAGTATATATTCTTGTGAACCAACATTTAGGTCATATAATGTTGTTTTGGACATACTAGTAGCTGAGAACTGTCCAAATGTTGCACCCAATGTATATTATGACATGTTGAGTAAAGGTGTTTCTCCTACTGTTTATACTTTTTTTGTGGTGATGAGGGCCCTTTGCCTTATCAATGAGGTGGATTCGGCATGTTCTTTATTGAGAGACATGACGAGACATGGCTGTGTGCCTAATTCGGCAGTGTACCAAATTCTTATTCATGCACTttccaagagaaaaagagttGATGATGCATTGAAATTACTGGATGAGATGTTCCTTATGGGTTGCAGACCCGATGTTCAGACCTTTAATGACATTTTAGGTGGTTTGTGTAAGTTCAACCGGATTCATGAGGCAGCTAAACTGTTTGACCGCATGCTTCTTCGTGGGTTTACCCCTGATGGTTTTTCTTATGGGGTTCTGATTCATGCTCTCTGCAAGGTGGGGAAAGTTGATGAAGCAAGGGCTTTATGGGACAAAATGCCCAGTTCAGATGTTGTGCTTTTTAATACTATGCTGAGTGGATATGTGATGAACGGACGATTTGATGAAGCAAAGTCTCTGTTCCGTTGCCTTTTGGATAGTCCCTACAAGCCTGATGTCTTTTCATACAACATACTAATCTATGGACTTTGTAAGAAGGGGCATTTGCACTCTGCATGGGATTTGGTAAATGAGATGGAAGATAATGGTTGCAAGCCAAATGTGATCACATACACAATTTTGATTGATGCACTCTGCAAAGTGGGTTACCTAAATGAAGCTAATTGTCTTTTGACTGAGATGACAGGGAAGGGAATCAACCTGAATGTAGTGGGATACAATTGTCTCATATGCGCCCTTTGTAAGGAAAGAAGAATTCCTGAAGCCCTGAAAATGTACAATGAAA ACAGAAAAGGATGTAAGCCTGACATATATACATTCAATTCTTTAATACATGGACTAACCAGGGATGATAAGCTGGAACAGGCCTTGGGATTGTACCATGACATGTTATTGGGAGGAGTGGCTGCTAATACGGTTACCTATAATATATTGACGCATGCCTTCTTAAAGAGGAATGAGATTCAAGAAGCTCTTAAGCTTGTAAATGAAATGATATTTAGAGGGTGTCCTCTGGATAATATCACTTATAATGGCCTGATTAAGGCACTCTGTCGAGCTGGTGCCGTTGATAGAGCATTAggattatttgaagaaatgaccAGAAAAGGACTTCGTCCCAATAACATCTCTTGCAATATTTTGATTAACGGCCTCGGTCGAACTGGAAGAGTACAAGAAGCACTTGAGTTCTTGAGGGACATGATTCACCAAGGCTTGACACCTGACATTGTAACATATAACAGCCTCCTGAATGGCCTATGCAGGGAAGGCCGCATGCGTGAGGCTTTAAATCTGTTTGACAGGCTAAAACTTGAAGGAATTTGCCCAGATGTTATTACATATAACACTTTGATCAGTTGGCTGTGCAAGGAGGGGTTGTTTGAGGATGCATGTTTATTCCTACAAGGTGGAATAGGGAGTGGATTTTTGCCCAATCATTGTACTTGGCAAATTTTAGTAAGCAATTGTATAAGCGAGGTATTGCCCTGA